ATCAAAATCGAAGAGCATCTTAGTATTGATGAGTTGGAGAGACGATACCGCCAAGCAAAACAACCTGCCCTTGCAAACACATTATCAAATTATTTGGTTGCTAGCCAAAGGGTTCTTGGAGGGGATTTTATTGCTTTATGGACACATAGCGATCGCTCTTCCCTATAACTAGCAACTTGGGTTAATAAAAACTCAGTAAGATTTCAAAATGACATAGATAGTTGTCAGAATTGAGGTAACGATAAGCAGCGCAAATCGAATATTCTCTCAAAATATGGGTTAACTTATCCTGAACGGAATCACCATTTATTAATACTCAAAGAATTCAACTATGGAGTATATGAAAGTATCTTTATCTCAAGAATAAATATACTTTTGATGTCAAAGGAACTCAAGTTTTCATCTTACAAGATCTGTGGATGTCCCTTGTACGCTCATCACTTGTTGGTTTTGCTAACTATTTAGTGCCCTTGATGATTGGGGCGCGAGACATGGCCTTTCCCCGCCTCAACGCCGTTGCTTTTTGGATGGTGCCAGTAGTCGGGATTTTATTGATGGGTAGTTTTTTAGTTCCTGGCGGCCCAGCCCAAGCAGGTTGGTGGGCTTATCCACCAGTCAGTCTGCAAAACCCCACAGGTCATTTGATTAACGGTCAAGTCATCTGGTTATTGGCAGTGGCAGTATCTGGTGTCTCCTCAATTATGGGGGCAGTTAACTTTGTCACCACCATCGTTAAGATGCGGGCACCAGGTATGACCTTCTTCCGGATGCCTCTGTTCGTTTGGGCTGTATTTAGCGCTCAGATTATCCAACTATTCGGTCTACCTGCCTTAACTGCTGGTGCAGTCATGCTGCTACTAGACTTGACTGCTGGTACTGCCTTTTTTGATCCCAGTAAAGGCGGGAATCCAGTTATGTTCCAACACTATTTCTGGTTCTATTCCCACCCTGCTGTTTATGTGATTATTCTGCCTATCTTTGGCATATTCTCAGAAATCTTCCCTGTTTATAGCCGTAAACCTCTATTTGGTTACAAAGTAGTTGCTATTTCATCGATCTTGATTGCAGCAGTTAGCGCCATTGTGTGGGTACACCATTTGTACGTTAGCGGTACACCTGCTTGGATGCGGATGCTATTTATGCTGACAACGATGTTGGTATCTGTACCCACTGGTATTAAGGTGTTTGCTTGGGTTGCAACTATCTGGGGTGGTAAGCTGCGACTAACTACACCCATGCTTTTCTCCCTCGGTGCATTGATTTTGTTCGTCTTTGCAGGCATCGTTGGGATCATGCTTTCCTCCGTACCTGTTGATGTTCACGTCAACAACACCTATTTTGTGGTGGGACACTTCCACTATGTACTCTTCGGTACGGTGACAATGGGCTTGTATGCAGCCTTTTACCACTGGTTCCCGAAAATGACCGGTCGGATGTACTACGAAGGTTGGGGCAAATTGCACTTCTGGTTGACATTCATTGGTATTAACCTCAACTTTTTGCCCATGCACCCCTTAGGTTTGCAAGGGATGCTACGTCGCGTCTCTTCCTACGCCCCAGAGTATGAATTCTGGAATATCATCGCTAGCCTTGGTTCTTTCCTGTTAGGAATGTCTACCTTGCCCTTCATCTTCAATATGGTAGTTTCCTGGATGCATGGTGAGAAAGCACCTGATAATCCTTGGCGGGCAATTGGGTTGGAATGGTTAGTTT
The genomic region above belongs to Calothrix sp. NIES-2098 and contains:
- a CDS encoding cytochrome c oxidase subunit I: MSLVRSSLVGFANYLVPLMIGARDMAFPRLNAVAFWMVPVVGILLMGSFLVPGGPAQAGWWAYPPVSLQNPTGHLINGQVIWLLAVAVSGVSSIMGAVNFVTTIVKMRAPGMTFFRMPLFVWAVFSAQIIQLFGLPALTAGAVMLLLDLTAGTAFFDPSKGGNPVMFQHYFWFYSHPAVYVIILPIFGIFSEIFPVYSRKPLFGYKVVAISSILIAAVSAIVWVHHLYVSGTPAWMRMLFMLTTMLVSVPTGIKVFAWVATIWGGKLRLTTPMLFSLGALILFVFAGIVGIMLSSVPVDVHVNNTYFVVGHFHYVLFGTVTMGLYAAFYHWFPKMTGRMYYEGWGKLHFWLTFIGINLNFLPMHPLGLQGMLRRVSSYAPEYEFWNIIASLGSFLLGMSTLPFIFNMVVSWMHGEKAPDNPWRAIGLEWLVSSPPPVENFEEIPTVISEPYGYGKSEPLIAQRK